One window of the Allorhizobium ampelinum S4 genome contains the following:
- a CDS encoding phosphoserine transaminase yields the protein MVDITAPAVRTENANFSSGPCSKRPGWALDALSDAPLGRSHRAKVGKDKLKLAIDLTREILNVPADYRIGIVPASDTGAVEMALWSLLGERGVDMLSWESFGAGWVTDVVKQLKLADVRKFNADYGLLPNLADVDFDRDVVFTWNGTTSGVRVPNADFIPADRKGLTICDATSAAFAQAMDFSKLDVVTFSWQKVLGGEGGHGMLILSPRAVERLQTYAPAWPLPKIFRLTSGGKLIEGIFKGETINTPSMLCVEDYLDALNWAKSIGGLEALIARADANAKVIFDFVAANDWIANLAQVDETRSNTSVCLTIADPEVLALPAEEQAAFAKGIATLLEKQGVAYDIGAYRDAPAGLRIWAGATIETADMQALMPWLTWAYQTQKATLAKAAA from the coding sequence ATGGTTGATATTACTGCACCCGCTGTACGTACGGAAAATGCTAATTTTTCGTCTGGCCCTTGCTCGAAGCGCCCCGGTTGGGCACTCGACGCTCTCAGTGATGCCCCGCTCGGTCGCTCGCACCGCGCCAAGGTTGGCAAAGACAAGCTGAAGCTGGCCATTGACCTCACTCGTGAAATTCTGAACGTTCCTGCCGATTACCGCATTGGTATCGTTCCCGCATCTGACACCGGCGCTGTTGAAATGGCGCTGTGGTCCCTGCTGGGTGAACGCGGCGTGGACATGCTGTCCTGGGAAAGCTTCGGCGCTGGCTGGGTGACCGATGTGGTCAAACAGCTCAAGCTTGCTGATGTTCGCAAGTTCAATGCCGATTACGGCCTGCTGCCAAACCTTGCCGATGTTGATTTTGACCGCGACGTGGTCTTCACATGGAACGGCACCACCTCGGGCGTTCGCGTTCCTAACGCCGATTTCATCCCGGCTGATCGCAAGGGTCTGACCATCTGCGACGCCACGTCGGCTGCCTTTGCGCAAGCGATGGATTTCTCCAAGCTCGACGTTGTCACCTTCTCCTGGCAGAAGGTTCTGGGCGGCGAGGGCGGTCACGGCATGTTGATCCTTAGCCCCCGCGCTGTTGAGCGTCTTCAGACCTACGCACCGGCTTGGCCGCTGCCGAAGATCTTCCGCCTCACCTCTGGCGGCAAGTTGATTGAAGGCATCTTCAAGGGCGAGACCATCAACACGCCATCGATGCTTTGCGTTGAAGATTATCTGGATGCGCTGAACTGGGCGAAGTCCATCGGTGGTCTTGAAGCCCTGATTGCCCGTGCTGATGCCAATGCCAAAGTGATCTTCGATTTCGTGGCTGCCAATGATTGGATTGCCAACCTTGCACAGGTTGACGAGACCCGTTCCAACACATCTGTCTGCCTGACCATCGCCGATCCAGAGGTTCTGGCGCTCCCCGCTGAAGAGCAGGCCGCTTTTGCCAAGGGAATTGCAACGCTTCTGGAAAAGCAGGGCGTGGCCTATGACATCGGTGCTTACCGCGATGCGCCTGCTGGCCTTCGCATCTGGGCCGGTGCCACCATTGAGACCGCCGACATGCAGGCTTTGATGCCTTGGTTGACCTGGGCTTACCAGACCCAGAA
- a CDS encoding DoxX family protein, whose amino-acid sequence MTMETLYSAPSKSAKTRLFLPIMEKFYQGFAEPLAFTAFRVAIGAMLVIEGYPKIMAPMAQIGFVQNLGFYPGWLWSPMLAAMQFFGGFLIVIGLFTRPVALANGIMLAITLWFHIKFPYGHAFLTQEGIDALKSGATLFTPEAVKRLADGGTTFLEQVQTKAELASLFWTGGALFYAAFGGGALSADRVLVKREF is encoded by the coding sequence ATGACAATGGAAACACTGTATTCCGCACCCAGCAAGTCGGCCAAAACCCGGCTGTTCCTTCCGATCATGGAAAAATTCTATCAGGGATTTGCCGAGCCCCTGGCCTTCACTGCTTTTCGGGTGGCCATCGGCGCCATGCTTGTCATCGAGGGCTATCCGAAAATCATGGCGCCCATGGCCCAGATTGGTTTCGTGCAGAATCTCGGATTCTATCCCGGCTGGCTCTGGTCGCCCATGCTGGCCGCCATGCAGTTTTTCGGCGGCTTCCTGATTGTAATCGGCCTTTTTACGCGGCCAGTCGCGCTCGCCAATGGCATCATGCTGGCCATCACCCTGTGGTTTCACATCAAGTTTCCCTACGGGCATGCATTCTTGACGCAAGAGGGCATTGATGCCCTTAAAAGCGGCGCCACGTTGTTCACCCCTGAAGCCGTCAAGCGGCTTGCCGATGGCGGCACCACCTTCCTGGAACAGGTGCAGACCAAGGCCGAACTTGCTTCGCTGTTCTGGACCGGCGGTGCGCTGTTTTACGCGGCCTTCGGTGGCGGAGCGCTGTCGGCGGACAGGGTGCTGGTCAAGCGCGAATTCTGA
- a CDS encoding sterol desaturase family protein → MKILASFLVWPGVFVFGLTGSYFAFSSSHPLLGFVAVYLCAFGLLALSERFLPYELTWLEGDGETVNDVAHTLLTKGLVEFLSGLTVIFPMAAARVLQPLTVLEFHLWPAGLPMVFQVVLGLVVAEFGLYWAHRIAHERLFFWRFHALHHSVARLWVVNTGRFHVMDSLFKVALSQLPLYLLGAPVAVFLWVGAATAFIGILTHCNVAVRTGILDFVFSTPRLHRWHHSKILREGNTNYGENLVLFDQIFGTYYNPEHGPSTNIGISGTVAKGFVAQLVQPFTVKGQRQILGARPVEEGTLAPPDVVAQNSRLTSTLSADSAPPPKAA, encoded by the coding sequence ATGAAAATACTCGCTTCCTTCCTGGTCTGGCCGGGCGTGTTCGTGTTCGGCCTGACAGGCTCCTATTTCGCTTTTTCCAGTTCTCATCCGCTGCTTGGCTTCGTCGCCGTCTATCTCTGTGCTTTCGGTCTTCTGGCGCTCAGCGAGCGGTTCCTGCCCTATGAGCTGACCTGGCTGGAAGGCGATGGCGAGACCGTCAACGATGTCGCCCATACGCTGTTGACCAAGGGACTGGTCGAGTTTCTATCGGGTCTGACGGTGATTTTCCCGATGGCCGCCGCCCGGGTGCTGCAACCGCTGACGGTGCTGGAATTTCACCTTTGGCCGGCGGGTCTGCCCATGGTTTTCCAGGTGGTTTTGGGGCTTGTTGTCGCTGAATTCGGCCTTTACTGGGCACATCGGATTGCCCATGAACGGCTGTTCTTCTGGCGGTTCCATGCGCTGCACCACAGCGTTGCCAGGCTCTGGGTGGTCAATACCGGGCGTTTCCATGTAATGGATTCACTGTTCAAGGTGGCGCTTAGCCAGTTGCCGCTCTATCTGCTGGGCGCGCCTGTCGCCGTGTTTCTCTGGGTCGGTGCGGCCACCGCTTTCATCGGCATCCTCACCCATTGCAATGTCGCAGTGCGCACCGGTATTCTCGACTTCGTGTTCAGCACACCGCGCCTGCATCGCTGGCACCATTCGAAGATTTTGCGCGAAGGCAATACCAATTACGGCGAGAACCTGGTCCTTTTCGATCAGATATTCGGGACCTATTACAATCCCGAACACGGACCCAGCACCAATATCGGCATCAGCGGCACGGTGGCCAAGGGGTTCGTTGCTCAATTGGTCCAGCCCTTCACCGTGAAGGGCCAGAGGCAAATTCTCGGGGCTCGGCCGGTCGAGGAGGGGACGCTTGCGCCTCCCGATGTCGTTGCTCAGAATTCGCGCTTGACCAGCACCCTGTCCGCCGACAGCGCTCCGCCACCGAAGGCCGCGTAA
- a CDS encoding outer membrane protein encodes MKRHLLALFAAGILAGPVSAADVYQPEPPPQDAPEVRVADTSGWYLRGDIGYSFNQLRGAKFYQGSNANQASFDRHDLDNSYTLGAGVGYQINSHLRTDVTFDYLGKSDFTGSTRGSCGVSSACTSRDLSSLQAYTLMANAYVDLGTYASFTPYVGAGIGGSYVKWDKLKNTSCADDGSGCDGSEEHGGRGSWRFAYQLMFGTSIDLTCDWKADIGYRFRQTTGGSMFGYKANGGPGSDKGFYSHDLHVGARYQFGGCPTPVAYEPPPLVYK; translated from the coding sequence ATGAAAAGACATCTATTGGCATTGTTTGCCGCCGGCATTCTGGCCGGTCCGGTAAGCGCCGCCGACGTCTATCAGCCAGAACCGCCGCCGCAGGACGCTCCCGAAGTGAGGGTTGCCGATACGTCCGGCTGGTATCTGCGTGGCGATATCGGCTATTCCTTCAACCAGTTGCGTGGTGCGAAATTCTATCAGGGCTCGAATGCCAATCAGGCCAGTTTCGACCGGCATGATCTCGATAACAGCTATACGCTGGGCGCCGGTGTCGGATACCAGATCAACAGTCATCTGCGCACCGATGTAACCTTCGACTATCTCGGCAAGTCGGATTTCACCGGCTCCACCCGTGGGTCCTGCGGTGTCTCAAGCGCCTGTACTTCGCGTGATCTGTCCTCCTTGCAGGCCTATACGCTGATGGCCAATGCCTATGTGGATCTCGGCACCTATGCCTCGTTCACGCCCTATGTCGGCGCCGGTATCGGCGGGTCCTACGTCAAGTGGGACAAGCTGAAAAACACCTCCTGCGCCGATGACGGCAGTGGTTGCGATGGCAGCGAAGAACATGGGGGCCGGGGTAGCTGGCGCTTTGCCTATCAGCTGATGTTTGGCACCTCCATCGATCTCACCTGCGACTGGAAAGCCGATATCGGCTACCGCTTCCGCCAGACGACGGGTGGCAGCATGTTCGGCTACAAGGCCAATGGCGGTCCCGGCAGTGACAAGGGCTTTTACAGCCACGACCTGCATGTCGGCGCCCGCTATCAGTTTGGTGGCTGCCCGACGCCGGTCGCCTATGAGCCGCCACCTCTCGTGTATAAGTGA
- a CDS encoding LLM class flavin-dependent oxidoreductase: MTSGKTVPISILDLSPIAEGQSVSDALSASRRMAVAAEEHGYTRFWLAEHHGMPGIASAATSIVIAHVGAATKRIRIGSGGIMLPNHAPMVIAEQFGTLAALFPGRVDLGLGRAPGTDMRTARALRRNMEAGVDNFPQDIQELQLLLGPPVGDGSLMAVPGVNSDVAVWLLGSSLYSAHLAAALGLPYAFASHFAPDQLFEAISIYRDRFQPSEALDKPYMIVGVMGAVAETDQEARRLFTSAQQQFINLRRNVRSQFPRPVETMEGLWSEMERFGVEHTLQHAVVGGPATAAEKLSRFLKNTGADEVIVSMPIHDIEARLTSVRLFADLQRQACEAA; this comes from the coding sequence ATGACATCTGGAAAAACCGTGCCGATTTCCATTCTGGACCTGTCGCCCATCGCTGAAGGGCAGAGCGTGTCGGATGCGCTTTCGGCCTCGCGGCGCATGGCCGTTGCGGCTGAAGAGCATGGTTATACGCGGTTCTGGCTGGCCGAGCATCACGGCATGCCGGGCATTGCCAGCGCGGCGACCTCTATTGTCATTGCCCATGTCGGGGCGGCGACCAAGCGGATTCGCATTGGCTCCGGGGGCATCATGCTGCCCAATCATGCGCCTATGGTGATTGCTGAGCAATTCGGCACGCTCGCGGCGCTGTTTCCGGGCCGGGTCGATCTGGGTCTCGGACGGGCGCCCGGCACCGATATGCGCACAGCCCGCGCCTTGCGCCGCAATATGGAGGCGGGCGTGGATAACTTCCCCCAGGATATCCAGGAGCTGCAATTGCTGCTGGGGCCACCGGTTGGCGATGGCAGCCTGATGGCGGTGCCCGGTGTGAATAGCGATGTGGCTGTGTGGTTGCTGGGTTCCAGCCTCTATAGCGCCCATCTGGCGGCAGCGCTGGGTCTTCCCTATGCCTTTGCATCGCATTTTGCCCCCGATCAACTGTTCGAGGCGATTTCGATCTACCGCGACCGCTTCCAGCCATCCGAGGCCCTCGATAAGCCCTATATGATCGTCGGCGTGATGGGCGCGGTCGCCGAGACGGATCAGGAGGCGCGACGCCTGTTTACCTCCGCCCAGCAGCAATTCATCAACCTGCGGCGTAATGTGCGCAGCCAGTTTCCTCGCCCGGTAGAGACCATGGAGGGTCTGTGGAGCGAAATGGAGCGCTTTGGCGTCGAGCATACGCTGCAACATGCTGTGGTCGGCGGCCCGGCGACAGCGGCTGAAAAGCTATCTCGCTTTCTGAAAAATACCGGCGCTGATGAAGTGATCGTCTCCATGCCGATCCACGATATCGAGGCACGGTTGACATCGGTCCGGCTGTTTGCCGATCTGCAGCGTCAGGCATGCGAAGCGGCGTGA
- the ruvC gene encoding crossover junction endodeoxyribonuclease RuvC: MTSAIRIIGIDPGLRRTGWGVIETLGNSLRFIASGTVMSDGDMDLASRLCQLHDGLADVVHLHQPDEAAVEQTFVNKDAVATLKLGQARGIAMLVPARAGLPVAEYAPNAVKKSVIGVGHGDKQQIHMMLKILMPKAEFKGNDAADALAIAICHAHNRGGERMRRALAG, translated from the coding sequence ATGACAAGCGCGATTCGCATTATCGGTATCGATCCTGGCCTGCGCCGCACCGGCTGGGGGGTTATCGAGACATTGGGCAATTCATTGCGCTTCATCGCATCGGGTACAGTCATGTCTGATGGCGACATGGATCTGGCCTCTAGACTGTGCCAGTTGCATGATGGGCTGGCCGATGTGGTGCATCTCCACCAGCCGGATGAAGCAGCGGTTGAACAGACCTTCGTCAACAAGGATGCCGTCGCGACACTGAAGCTCGGCCAGGCCCGTGGCATCGCCATGCTGGTACCTGCCCGCGCCGGTTTGCCGGTTGCGGAATATGCCCCGAATGCGGTGAAGAAATCGGTGATCGGCGTCGGCCATGGCGATAAGCAGCAGATCCATATGATGCTGAAGATCCTGATGCCGAAGGCCGAATTCAAGGGCAATGATGCGGCCGATGCCTTGGCCATCGCCATCTGTCACGCCCATAATCGCGGCGGTGAGCGGATGCGCCGGGCGCTGGCGGGATAA
- the ruvA gene encoding Holliday junction branch migration protein RuvA — protein sequence MIGKLKGTIDEIGDDHVLVDVHGVCYVAHCSSRTLARLGSPGEAIVLFIETYVREDQLKLFGFMSALEREWFNLLQSVQGVGAKVALAILATLTPSELANAIALQDKPAIARAPGVGPKVALRLVTELKNKAPAFTGDAGSAIGLKQELGEGVASAPVSDAVSALTNLGYSRDQAANAIAAALKNGGEGADSAKLIRLGLKELSR from the coding sequence ATGATTGGCAAGCTCAAAGGCACCATTGACGAGATCGGCGACGACCATGTGCTGGTTGATGTGCACGGCGTCTGTTACGTCGCGCATTGTTCGTCCCGCACCCTGGCGCGGCTGGGGTCTCCCGGTGAAGCCATCGTGCTGTTCATCGAGACCTATGTGCGCGAAGACCAGCTGAAATTGTTCGGCTTCATGAGCGCGCTGGAGCGGGAATGGTTCAATCTCCTGCAAAGCGTGCAGGGCGTCGGTGCCAAGGTGGCGCTGGCGATTTTGGCCACCCTCACCCCTTCCGAACTGGCCAATGCCATTGCTCTCCAGGACAAACCCGCCATTGCCAGAGCCCCCGGCGTCGGCCCGAAAGTGGCGCTGCGTCTTGTCACCGAATTGAAGAACAAGGCTCCGGCCTTCACCGGGGATGCGGGAAGCGCCATCGGCCTCAAGCAGGAACTGGGTGAAGGGGTTGCCTCCGCCCCGGTTTCCGACGCAGTGTCAGCCTTGACCAATCTCGGCTATTCCCGCGACCAGGCCGCCAATGCCATCGCCGCCGCCTTGAAAAATGGCGGTGAAGGCGCCGACAGTGCCAAGCTGATCCGGCTGGGTTTGAAGGAGCTGTCGCGGTGA
- a CDS encoding AbrB/MazE/SpoVT family DNA-binding domain-containing protein, whose product MAIYDSTITSKGQTTIPAEIRDMLGLKPGDKVRYVTQGNRVYLRVKNGNAMQLAGLLHDPSRPPMSLEEMDAAIGESLAEDDRRITRDWHRHKRASEVSSGG is encoded by the coding sequence ATGGCGATTTACGACAGTACTATCACGTCGAAGGGACAGACGACGATTCCGGCTGAAATCCGGGATATGTTGGGTTTGAAGCCCGGCGACAAGGTCCGTTATGTCACTCAGGGAAATCGGGTCTACCTGCGTGTCAAAAATGGTAATGCCATGCAGCTTGCGGGATTGCTGCACGATCCGTCCCGCCCGCCGATGTCTCTGGAAGAGATGGATGCGGCCATAGGCGAATCGCTCGCAGAAGACGACAGGAGAATTACGCGTGATTGGCATAGACACAAACGTGCTTCTGAGGTTTCTTCTGGCGGATGA
- a CDS encoding PIN domain-containing protein: MIGIDTNVLLRFLLADDPEQFEAAKNFISKRSMDDPAFVSLVVVAEMAWVLKRSYRFTNEDVTKVLRQLLPSEQFLFEDEDRLDAMIEDEMSRNDDLSDRIIAYIADRHGASHTVTFDRKAAKAISGMELLT; this comes from the coding sequence GTGATTGGCATAGACACAAACGTGCTTCTGAGGTTTCTTCTGGCGGATGATCCCGAGCAATTCGAAGCGGCAAAAAACTTCATTTCCAAACGGTCGATGGACGATCCGGCCTTTGTCTCGCTGGTTGTCGTTGCTGAAATGGCCTGGGTTCTGAAACGCAGTTATCGTTTCACAAATGAAGATGTCACGAAGGTGCTGCGTCAACTTTTACCCTCGGAACAGTTTCTATTTGAAGACGAAGATCGTCTCGACGCCATGATCGAGGACGAGATGTCACGCAATGACGACCTCTCCGACCGGATCATTGCCTATATTGCTGATCGCCACGGTGCCAGCCACACCGTTACCTTTGACCGAAAAGCCGCGAAAGCAATTTCTGGCATGGAACTCCTCACATGA
- the ruvB gene encoding Holliday junction branch migration DNA helicase RuvB — MSAQNPVLTPEKRGEDVDSALRPQTLDDFTGQAEARANLKIFIEAAKNRGEALDHVLFVGPPGLGKTTLAQIMAKELGVNFRSTSGPVIAKAGDLAALLTNLEERDVLFIDEIHRLSPAVEEILYPAMEDFQLDLIIGEGPAARSVKIDLSKFTLVAATTRLGLLTTPLRDRFGIPVRLSFYTVEELELIVRRGARLMGLGMTDDGAREIARRARGTPRIAGRLLRRVRDFAEVARAPAVTREIADEALTRLLVDNMGLDQLDTRYLTMIAVNFGGGPVGIETIAAGLSEPRDAIEDIIEPYMIQQGFIQRTPRGRVLTAIAWKHLGLMPPKDMEAAQFRLTLEDDD, encoded by the coding sequence ATGAGCGCTCAAAACCCTGTCCTCACCCCGGAAAAGCGCGGCGAAGACGTTGATTCGGCGCTCAGACCGCAGACCCTGGACGACTTTACCGGCCAGGCGGAGGCCCGCGCCAATCTGAAGATCTTCATCGAAGCCGCCAAGAACCGGGGCGAGGCGCTGGATCATGTGCTGTTCGTCGGCCCACCGGGCCTGGGCAAGACAACGCTGGCGCAGATCATGGCCAAGGAACTGGGCGTCAATTTCCGCTCGACCTCCGGTCCTGTCATCGCCAAGGCGGGGGATCTCGCCGCGCTTCTCACCAATCTGGAAGAACGCGACGTGCTGTTCATCGATGAAATCCATCGTTTGAGCCCAGCGGTGGAGGAAATTCTCTATCCAGCGATGGAGGATTTCCAGCTTGACCTGATCATCGGCGAAGGCCCGGCGGCGCGCTCGGTGAAAATCGACCTTTCCAAATTCACCCTGGTCGCCGCCACCACAAGGCTTGGCCTGTTGACCACGCCGTTGCGCGATCGGTTCGGCATTCCGGTGCGGCTGTCCTTCTATACGGTCGAGGAGCTGGAGCTGATCGTGCGGCGCGGCGCGCGCCTGATGGGGCTAGGCATGACCGATGACGGGGCGCGCGAAATTGCCAGGCGCGCCCGCGGCACGCCGCGCATTGCAGGACGGCTGCTGCGCCGGGTTCGCGATTTTGCCGAGGTCGCCCGCGCCCCTGCCGTCACCCGCGAGATCGCCGATGAGGCGCTCACGCGGTTGTTAGTGGACAATATGGGCCTTGATCAGCTCGACACCCGTTATTTGACCATGATTGCCGTCAATTTTGGTGGGGGACCAGTCGGCATTGAAACCATTGCCGCGGGCCTGTCTGAACCACGTGACGCCATCGAGGATATTATCGAGCCCTATATGATCCAGCAGGGCTTCATCCAGCGCACCCCGCGTGGCCGCGTGTTGACCGCGATTGCCTGGAAGCATCTGGGCCTGATGCCGCCGAAAGACATGGAGGCCGCGCAGTTTCGCCTGACCCTTGAGGATGACGATTGA
- a CDS encoding metallophosphoesterase, with amino-acid sequence MITRRTFFKLLAGSAAGILSLGGYAGAVEPLLRLETTRYKLSPPGWPKGQSLRIVALADFHACEPWMPAERIARICEHANTLGGDVILLLGDYMSGMKLVTGVVPPEQWSKALSVLKAPYGVHAVCGNHDWWQDAEAQLQRLPETMAHRALRSVGINAMSNSAVRLGSDDHPFWVAGLEDQWAYLTGNHRMRGLDDLPGTLAKVTDDAPVILLAHEPDIFPTVPDRVSLTLSGHTHGGQVNLFGWTPVVPSRFGSRYVYGHREEGGRNIIVSGGLGCSVAPIRFGSPPEILVIDLV; translated from the coding sequence TTGATAACCAGACGGACATTTTTCAAGCTACTGGCAGGCAGCGCCGCCGGTATTCTATCGCTTGGCGGCTATGCCGGGGCGGTCGAGCCGCTGCTGCGGCTGGAAACCACCCGCTATAAACTCTCCCCGCCCGGCTGGCCGAAGGGCCAAAGCCTGCGGATTGTCGCGCTTGCCGATTTCCATGCCTGCGAGCCCTGGATGCCCGCAGAGCGGATCGCCCGGATTTGCGAACACGCCAACACGCTGGGTGGTGATGTCATCCTGCTGCTGGGCGATTACATGTCCGGCATGAAACTGGTGACCGGCGTGGTGCCGCCGGAGCAATGGTCCAAGGCCCTGTCCGTCTTGAAAGCACCCTATGGCGTGCATGCCGTCTGCGGCAATCACGATTGGTGGCAGGATGCCGAGGCGCAGCTTCAACGCCTGCCGGAGACCATGGCCCATCGGGCGCTGCGCAGCGTCGGCATCAATGCGATGTCGAACAGCGCGGTGCGGCTGGGGTCAGACGATCACCCCTTCTGGGTGGCTGGGCTGGAAGACCAATGGGCCTATCTCACCGGCAATCACCGGATGCGGGGATTAGACGACCTACCCGGCACGCTGGCCAAGGTGACCGACGATGCCCCGGTCATCCTGCTAGCCCATGAACCGGATATTTTCCCCACCGTGCCGGATCGGGTCTCGCTGACACTTTCGGGCCATACCCATGGCGGACAGGTCAATCTGTTCGGCTGGACGCCGGTTGTGCCGTCGCGCTTCGGCTCACGCTATGTCTATGGCCATCGCGAGGAAGGTGGTCGCAATATCATCGTCTCGGGCGGACTTGGCTGTTCCGTCGCACCGATCCGCTTCGGTTCACCGCCGGAAATACTAGTCATCGATCTGGTTTAA